Proteins from a genomic interval of Gaiellales bacterium:
- a CDS encoding response regulator transcription factor → MDTAPNTPSAGICDANEIALAGLTAALQAASIPVFATARTRMGALALAGRARGCVVLVDVDLEGAGDVVAAVSAVGGTAIATGTSGEPAALFRALRWGATGYLTKDLPLHAWTEAICAAARGEAPISRSMTSALVHEFRALAARTPSAELLPSDRRLTRREWQVLELVAQGRTNRGVAGDLSISVQTVRTHVSNILAKLEAPNRSAAAAAYHRLHALHTP, encoded by the coding sequence ATGGACACGGCTCCCAACACGCCCTCGGCAGGCATCTGCGACGCGAACGAGATCGCGCTCGCAGGGCTGACCGCCGCCCTCCAGGCGGCATCGATCCCCGTCTTCGCGACGGCGCGGACACGCATGGGGGCGCTGGCGCTCGCGGGCCGCGCACGCGGGTGCGTCGTGCTGGTCGACGTTGATCTCGAGGGCGCCGGCGACGTGGTTGCCGCGGTCTCCGCTGTCGGCGGCACGGCGATCGCCACGGGCACCAGCGGCGAACCGGCGGCGCTGTTCCGGGCGCTCCGCTGGGGGGCGACCGGCTACCTGACGAAGGATCTGCCGCTCCACGCCTGGACGGAGGCGATCTGCGCCGCAGCGCGCGGCGAAGCGCCGATATCGCGCTCTATGACCAGCGCGCTCGTCCACGAGTTCCGCGCGCTGGCCGCCCGGACGCCGTCCGCGGAGCTGCTGCCGTCAGACCGGCGGCTGACGCGACGCGAATGGCAGGTGCTCGAGCTGGTCGCTCAGGGCCGCACCAACCGCGGTGTCGCAGGCGACCTCAGCATCTCGGTGCAAACCGTGCGGACGCACGTCTCGAACATCCTCGCCAAGCTCGAGGCGCCGAACCGGTCCGCCGCAGCCGCGGCCTACCACCGGCTGCACGCGCTGCACACGCCCTGA
- a CDS encoding ABC-F family ATP-binding cassette domain-containing protein, with protein MSLHLTQVRLSYGGDEVLTDVSAIVRPRDRVALVGRNGAGKTSLLRIIAGELEPEAGTVSLTSGTTVALHDQRPPLRRGVTLGRYVGEGAAAAAALEERLRAIERRMADGASDEGTLREYGQVQADFERAGGYAWRSRLEGIARGLGFTPDDLERPLETFSGGELTRASLTRALAGEPDLLLLDEPTNHLDVDSIEWLEEYLDGLDASLILVSHDRWFLESVATSVLELDRGKGRLTKGSYSHWRRERAERLASQADQYERQQQELAHLQRFVDRFRYGTKARQAQSKLKAMARIERVDRPQEQRSLAFDFPAPPRSGRVVMEAEHLDVEVAGRTLVRDGTFHIERGQRVALIGRNGAGKTTLLETVLGKRPPAAGKAKIGHGVTVSYYSQQSLELPEHAKLVDAVAQGTKLTGPQARTLLGRFLFSGEEAEKQVSVLSGGERRRLALARIVVSGANLLVLDEPTNHLDIESREALEDALTAFPGTILLVSHDRALIEAIATRTIAIEDEALRLRDGGFGEYARDHEQAVQRAEAPAQRRPAPPKANSTTKDASVRSARETRRLEERIEQLEEELGALSARLSQPEAYGDHTAVADDGRRHQQVQEELAYLYREWELRAG; from the coding sequence ATGTCGCTCCACCTGACACAGGTGAGGCTGTCGTACGGCGGTGACGAGGTGCTCACCGACGTCTCGGCGATCGTGCGGCCGCGCGACCGGGTCGCCCTGGTCGGGCGCAACGGCGCCGGCAAGACATCGCTGTTGCGGATCATCGCCGGCGAGCTCGAGCCGGAGGCCGGGACGGTGTCGCTCACCAGCGGCACGACGGTGGCGCTGCACGACCAGCGGCCGCCGCTCCGCCGCGGCGTCACGCTCGGGCGCTACGTCGGCGAGGGGGCGGCGGCAGCGGCGGCGCTCGAGGAGCGGCTGCGGGCAATCGAGCGGCGCATGGCGGACGGCGCGAGCGACGAGGGCACGCTGCGCGAGTACGGCCAGGTGCAGGCCGACTTCGAGCGGGCCGGGGGCTACGCGTGGCGCTCCCGCCTGGAGGGGATCGCCCGCGGCCTCGGGTTCACGCCGGACGACCTCGAGCGCCCGCTGGAGACGTTCTCGGGAGGTGAGCTGACGCGCGCCTCGCTGACCCGGGCGCTCGCGGGAGAGCCGGATCTGCTGCTGCTCGACGAGCCGACCAACCACCTCGACGTCGATTCGATCGAGTGGCTGGAGGAGTACCTGGACGGGCTGGACGCGTCGCTCATCCTCGTGTCGCACGACCGCTGGTTTCTCGAGTCGGTCGCGACGAGCGTGCTGGAGCTGGACCGGGGCAAGGGCAGGCTGACGAAGGGCAGCTACTCGCACTGGCGCCGTGAGCGAGCCGAGCGCCTGGCCTCGCAGGCGGACCAGTACGAGCGGCAGCAGCAGGAGCTGGCGCACCTGCAGCGGTTCGTCGACCGGTTCCGGTACGGAACCAAGGCGCGGCAGGCGCAGAGCAAGCTGAAGGCGATGGCCCGGATCGAGCGGGTGGATCGTCCGCAGGAGCAGCGGTCGCTCGCCTTCGACTTCCCGGCGCCGCCGCGCAGTGGCCGGGTCGTGATGGAGGCGGAGCATCTCGACGTCGAGGTCGCCGGACGGACGCTGGTGCGCGACGGGACGTTCCACATCGAGCGGGGACAGCGGGTCGCGCTGATCGGCCGCAACGGCGCCGGCAAGACCACGCTGCTCGAGACCGTGCTCGGCAAGCGCCCCCCGGCTGCGGGCAAGGCGAAGATCGGGCACGGCGTGACGGTGTCGTACTACAGCCAGCAGTCGCTGGAGCTGCCGGAGCACGCGAAGCTCGTCGACGCCGTCGCGCAGGGGACGAAGCTGACGGGGCCGCAGGCGCGAACGCTGCTCGGGCGGTTCCTGTTCAGCGGCGAGGAGGCGGAGAAGCAGGTGAGCGTGCTCTCCGGCGGCGAGCGGCGGCGGCTCGCGCTGGCGCGCATCGTCGTGTCCGGCGCGAACCTGCTCGTCCTGGACGAGCCGACGAACCACCTCGATATCGAGAGCCGGGAGGCGCTCGAGGACGCGCTGACGGCGTTCCCCGGGACGATCCTGCTCGTCTCGCACGACCGCGCGCTGATCGAGGCGATCGCGACCCGCACGATCGCGATCGAGGACGAGGCGCTGCGCCTCCGCGACGGCGGATTCGGCGAGTACGCGCGCGACCACGAGCAGGCGGTTCAACGCGCGGAGGCACCGGCGCAAAGGCGACCCGCCCCGCCGAAGGCGAACAGCACGACGAAGGACGCGAGCGTCCGGTCGGCGCGCGAGACCCGCCGGCTCGAGGAGCGGATCGAGCAGCTCGAGGAGGAGCTGGGCGCGCTGTCGGCGAGGCTTTCGCAGCCGGAGGCGTACGGCGATCACACCGCGGTGGCGGATGACGGCCGGCGCCACCAGCAGGTGCAGGAGGAGCTGGCCTACCTCTACCGCGAGTGGGAGCTGCGGGCGGGATGA
- a CDS encoding zinc-binding dehydrogenase codes for MRAVILNDHGGPDHLVAADVPDPEPLPGEVVVDLVAAALNHRDVWQRTAPGNHGAVLGSDGAGVVSQLGDGVTGVDIGEEVVINPSVGWGAREDAPAPGWAILGVPRQGTYAERIAIPADDVRPRPQRLTWHESAALPLAGLTAWRALVTRGRVEPGMRVLITGAGGGAATFLIQIARAHGADVVVTSSSDATIDHAIELGADSGVRYTDADWAEQVGEVDLIVDSAGTPAWAGALRCLRRGGTLVSFGRTAGNTAEIDLPSLFYGQWNLLGTTMGSPREFDALLAHVAGAEWRPVVDTVFPLEQAAAAHERLEQPGRFGKVVLECRST; via the coding sequence ATGCGCGCGGTCATCCTCAACGACCACGGCGGCCCCGACCATCTGGTCGCCGCCGACGTTCCTGACCCGGAGCCGCTCCCGGGCGAGGTCGTCGTCGACCTCGTGGCCGCGGCGCTCAACCACCGGGACGTCTGGCAGCGGACGGCCCCCGGAAACCACGGCGCCGTGCTCGGCTCGGACGGTGCGGGGGTGGTCTCGCAGCTGGGCGACGGCGTCACCGGCGTGGACATCGGGGAGGAGGTCGTCATCAATCCCAGCGTCGGCTGGGGCGCCCGCGAAGATGCGCCGGCGCCGGGATGGGCGATCCTCGGCGTGCCGCGCCAGGGAACGTACGCCGAGCGCATCGCCATCCCGGCCGACGACGTGCGGCCACGACCGCAGCGCCTCACCTGGCACGAGTCCGCAGCCCTGCCGCTGGCCGGCCTGACAGCGTGGCGGGCACTGGTGACGCGCGGGCGAGTGGAGCCAGGCATGCGGGTGCTGATCACGGGGGCCGGCGGCGGGGCGGCGACCTTCCTGATCCAGATCGCCCGCGCGCACGGCGCCGACGTGGTCGTCACCTCGTCGAGCGACGCGACCATCGACCACGCGATCGAGCTGGGTGCAGACAGCGGAGTGCGCTACACCGATGCGGACTGGGCGGAGCAGGTGGGCGAGGTCGACCTGATCGTGGACAGCGCCGGCACCCCGGCCTGGGCGGGAGCGCTTCGCTGCCTGCGCCGCGGCGGCACGCTGGTCAGCTTCGGCCGCACGGCCGGAAACACCGCGGAGATCGACCTGCCGTCGCTGTTCTACGGACAGTGGAACCTGCTCGGCACGACGATGGGCAGCCCGCGCGAGTTCGACGCCCTGCTGGCGCATGTGGCCGGCGCGGAGTGGCGGCCCGTGGTCGACACCGTGTTCCCGCTGGAGCAGGCGGCGGCGGCGCACGAACGGCTGGAGCAGCCCGGGCGGTTCGGCAAGGTGGTGCTCGAATGTCGCTCCACCTGA
- a CDS encoding PilZ domain-containing protein, which yields MSQTDWLTIALGVLPELPHDVSCVRDDGGQLRLSLLEVRDGELYGSLSSLDAEKGVKLTIPIEKEERGGYSVGCTIREVYFLGGLESGAMLHVDEVLRRKPYRLKDRVATDCTATLRTVSASSMPPGTRLLGRLLDISSSGVGVSLETPLEVGDRLEIDTSVHGIRVLGELVAMQASRMAFGRWRVGCQFVQLPIQTQHRIDELASASGAEPVPVTAGGEATPPA from the coding sequence ATGTCCCAGACCGACTGGCTCACGATCGCCCTCGGCGTGCTTCCCGAGCTGCCCCACGACGTCAGCTGCGTGCGCGATGACGGTGGTCAGCTCCGCCTGTCGCTGCTCGAGGTGCGCGACGGCGAGCTGTACGGCTCACTTTCCTCACTCGACGCCGAGAAGGGCGTCAAGCTCACGATCCCCATCGAGAAGGAGGAGCGCGGCGGGTACTCGGTCGGCTGCACGATCAGGGAGGTGTACTTCCTGGGCGGGCTGGAGAGCGGCGCCATGCTGCACGTGGACGAAGTCCTCCGGCGCAAGCCCTACCGCCTGAAGGACCGCGTGGCCACCGACTGCACCGCGACGCTGCGAACGGTGAGCGCGTCCTCAATGCCGCCCGGCACGCGGCTGCTCGGACGGCTGCTCGACATCTCGTCCAGCGGAGTCGGCGTGAGCCTCGAGACGCCGCTCGAGGTCGGCGACCGGCTCGAGATCGACACCTCCGTGCACGGGATCCGCGTGCTCGGTGAGCTGGTCGCGATGCAGGCGTCCCGTATGGCCTTCGGCCGCTGGCGGGTCGGCTGCCAGTTCGTCCAGCTGCCGATCCAGACGCAGCACCGGATCGACGAGCTGGCGTCCGCATCCGGAGCCGAGCCCGTGCCCGTCACCGCGGGCGGCGAAGCGACACCGCCGGCCTGA
- a CDS encoding PilZ domain-containing protein, giving the protein MTDQTPAELAELSVSVLPALPHGVTSPLPDDPARTEPVVLEALEGELFVARWQSVQPDIGTERELRLTGQHAVYLLTVEVAAHGPDSGSRLLRVTNLRRRRQRRAAPRAEVRDLVLVTTDRDVDAELVDVSSGGVAFILDRPLQVEEVIRAVLNVHGRVMPTEACVKQVTSVADGYRIGCVFTEISDAHRAELGRHAALNPVDRRTQTGDRSLRDRLFLSD; this is encoded by the coding sequence ATGACGGATCAGACCCCAGCTGAGCTCGCGGAGCTGAGCGTTTCCGTGCTGCCCGCGCTGCCGCACGGGGTGACATCCCCGCTTCCGGACGACCCGGCCCGCACCGAGCCGGTCGTCCTCGAGGCACTGGAAGGTGAGCTGTTCGTCGCGCGCTGGCAGTCCGTCCAGCCGGATATCGGCACCGAGCGCGAGCTCCGCCTGACCGGTCAGCACGCGGTCTACCTGCTCACCGTCGAGGTGGCCGCCCACGGGCCGGACTCCGGCTCTCGCCTGCTTCGTGTCACGAATCTTCGGCGCAGGCGTCAGCGGCGCGCGGCTCCGAGGGCGGAGGTGCGCGACCTGGTCCTGGTTACGACCGACCGCGACGTCGATGCGGAGCTGGTCGACGTCTCCTCAGGCGGCGTCGCGTTCATCCTCGACCGGCCGCTCCAGGTGGAAGAGGTGATCCGCGCGGTCCTGAACGTCCACGGCCGCGTCATGCCGACCGAGGCGTGCGTCAAGCAGGTCACGAGCGTTGCCGACGGCTACCGGATCGGCTGCGTCTTTACCGAGATCTCGGATGCCCATCGTGCCGAGCTCGGCAGGCACGCCGCGCTCAACCCGGTCGACCGCCGCACGCAGACCGGTGACCGCAGCCTGCGCGACCGGCTGTTCCTCTCGGACTAG
- a CDS encoding MFS transporter translates to MRNVILTTADGRRFLFAQLMDSLGAGLSSVVLPWLVLDAGGSGAEAGAAFLVSTVPYVLLGLPAGDVGDRRPRRRVMEVGVACQLAAALVIPLTVVAGVQAHELPLVLIYAAGFGVTAGRVFVDAAAFGAIARLVGEGHFVEGQAALSFVWSLGFLIGPAIGGALIGLVGADDALWVQAAGFLLALVLIASMRVDLGPGDERPTGRTGLVSGLMLVARHPMLRVLTAVGMAWNLTVNMIYALLVVFARAELGAGGPETGWMLAVGGGAGLLGGLTAPAIHRRIGAANALRGGLLASAAGSVLLALSTNVWEGTVAFAAVEAAGLLFVTLLIGERQTVARPHEQARVGITGRMAALLASSLGALAASALVLHMRPSAVFAISAGGTVLVALAGQRLLGRI, encoded by the coding sequence GTGCGCAACGTCATCCTCACCACCGCCGACGGCCGCCGGTTCCTGTTCGCGCAGCTGATGGACTCCCTGGGCGCCGGCCTCTCGTCCGTCGTCCTGCCGTGGCTGGTGCTGGACGCGGGAGGATCGGGAGCCGAGGCCGGGGCGGCGTTCCTCGTCAGCACCGTCCCCTACGTCCTGCTTGGACTGCCCGCCGGTGATGTCGGCGACAGGCGGCCGCGCCGGCGGGTGATGGAGGTCGGCGTCGCCTGCCAGCTGGCGGCCGCCCTCGTCATCCCCCTGACGGTGGTGGCCGGCGTGCAGGCGCATGAGCTGCCGCTGGTCCTCATCTACGCGGCGGGCTTCGGTGTCACCGCCGGCCGCGTATTCGTCGACGCTGCGGCGTTCGGGGCCATCGCCCGGCTGGTCGGCGAGGGTCACTTCGTGGAGGGTCAGGCCGCGCTGTCGTTCGTCTGGTCGCTCGGATTTCTGATCGGGCCGGCCATCGGGGGAGCGCTGATCGGCCTGGTCGGAGCCGACGACGCGCTGTGGGTGCAGGCGGCCGGATTCCTGCTCGCGCTCGTGCTGATCGCCTCCATGAGGGTCGACCTGGGCCCCGGCGATGAGCGGCCCACCGGCCGCACCGGCCTGGTCTCCGGCTTGATGCTGGTTGCCCGCCACCCGATGCTTCGGGTGCTGACGGCGGTCGGGATGGCGTGGAACCTGACCGTCAACATGATCTATGCGCTGCTGGTCGTGTTCGCGCGGGCCGAGCTCGGCGCCGGCGGGCCGGAGACCGGGTGGATGCTTGCGGTGGGCGGCGGCGCGGGGCTGCTCGGCGGGCTGACCGCCCCCGCAATCCATCGGCGAATCGGCGCTGCCAACGCGCTGCGCGGTGGTCTGCTTGCCAGCGCGGCGGGCTCCGTGCTGCTCGCGCTCTCGACGAACGTCTGGGAGGGGACGGTCGCGTTCGCCGCGGTGGAGGCGGCCGGTCTGCTGTTCGTGACGCTGCTGATCGGCGAGCGCCAGACGGTGGCGCGGCCTCACGAACAGGCGCGCGTCGGCATCACCGGGCGCATGGCCGCCCTGCTCGCATCGAGCCTCGGCGCCCTGGCGGCAAGCGCGCTGGTTCTCCATATGCGGCCGTCGGCCGTGTTCGCCATCTCGGCGGGCGGGACGGTGCTGGTCGCGCTAGCGGGGCAGCGGCTGCTCGGCCGCATCTGA